The Candidatus Poribacteria bacterium genome has a window encoding:
- a CDS encoding TIM barrel protein: MMKLGTMSLNVRNTTATAFAQIVYDLGFDVIELHSSAFESTDADYLRDLKKDLARKGLPLGYIGVSNNFGRPVAEHPEQIALIKQWIDVASFMSCPLVRVFAAYVPEDCEDEETLWPPMIEAFKEVAEYGHEAGILVGLQNHNHNNVTRDGAAVLRALNGTDHPYFTHILDTGQYAGSPGASGHRGSSHPGYDCYASIEQTAPYAIYVRTKFYQIDSGVEEWLDYPRVLEILRGVGYNGCLSVVYEGESDPIESMRKARSYLESLL, encoded by the coding sequence ATGATGAAATTAGGGACTATGTCTCTGAATGTGAGAAATACGACTGCTACCGCTTTTGCACAAATCGTGTATGATCTCGGTTTTGATGTCATTGAGCTGCATTCAAGCGCGTTTGAATCCACCGATGCTGATTACCTACGAGACTTGAAAAAAGATTTGGCGCGAAAAGGGTTACCCTTGGGTTACATTGGTGTCAGCAACAATTTCGGACGTCCTGTTGCCGAACACCCAGAACAGATCGCACTTATCAAGCAATGGATTGACGTTGCCTCTTTTATGAGCTGCCCACTCGTTCGAGTCTTCGCTGCCTACGTTCCTGAGGACTGCGAAGATGAAGAGACTTTGTGGCCACCGATGATTGAAGCCTTCAAAGAGGTTGCTGAGTACGGACATGAAGCAGGGATCCTCGTCGGGCTTCAGAATCACAACCACAACAACGTTACACGTGATGGTGCTGCCGTTTTGCGTGCTTTGAACGGAACGGATCATCCGTATTTCACACATATTTTGGATACAGGGCAGTACGCCGGTTCACCCGGAGCAAGTGGACATCGAGGCTCTTCACACCCAGGCTACGACTGCTATGCAAGCATTGAACAGACAGCACCCTACGCCATCTATGTCCGCACCAAGTTTTATCAGATTGATAGCGGCGTGGAGGAATGGTTAGATTATCCTCGTGTTTTAGAGATCCTACGAGGGGTTGGTTATAACGGATGCCTTTCGGTTGTTTATGAAGGTGAATCTGACCCGATTGAATCAATGCGAAAGGCGAGAAGTTATCTGGAATCGTTGCTGTAA
- a CDS encoding Zn-dependent alcohol dehydrogenase: MKTRAAVMYEHNQPVVVEELELDEPKANEVLVRTAASGVCHSDLSVVTGTIYYDAAVVLGHEGAGIIEHVGKDVTGFHPGDHVILSFVSYCGSCRMCQMERVCLCETYDVPRGFQLDGTYRLYNKSGDGILQMARIATMSEYMVVPQQNLVKIDTHYSLEKAALVGCGVTTGVGAVLNTAKVEPGSTVAVIGTGGVGLNAIQGAVLAQAERIIAVDITEKKLNFAKGFGATDVVNAAEGDPVEAVRELTNGLGVDYAFEVIGNPKTIVQAYDMVRPAGSAVIVGMAHHESEFSIPAQRFVSSEKRLIGSFYGSCQPRVDMPKLLSLYEEGTLKLDELITRQYRLEQINEAFADMEAGENARGVILFN; encoded by the coding sequence ATGAAAACGCGTGCTGCTGTTATGTATGAACATAACCAACCGGTCGTCGTTGAGGAACTTGAGTTAGACGAACCGAAGGCAAACGAAGTTCTCGTTCGGACTGCGGCGAGCGGTGTCTGCCATTCCGATCTATCGGTAGTTACTGGCACTATATATTACGATGCCGCTGTCGTACTTGGTCACGAAGGTGCTGGCATCATTGAACATGTTGGGAAGGATGTAACCGGTTTTCATCCCGGCGACCACGTGATTCTATCTTTCGTCAGTTATTGCGGGAGTTGTCGAATGTGCCAGATGGAGCGGGTCTGTCTCTGCGAAACTTACGACGTACCACGCGGGTTCCAATTGGACGGTACATATCGTCTTTATAACAAGTCAGGCGATGGCATCCTCCAGATGGCACGGATTGCGACAATGTCGGAATATATGGTCGTTCCACAGCAAAACCTTGTAAAGATCGACACGCATTACTCTTTAGAGAAGGCAGCACTCGTAGGTTGTGGGGTAACAACAGGCGTTGGGGCAGTACTCAATACAGCAAAGGTAGAACCCGGCAGCACCGTAGCGGTTATCGGCACCGGCGGTGTCGGTTTGAACGCAATTCAAGGTGCCGTGCTTGCACAAGCAGAACGGATTATCGCCGTTGATATAACAGAAAAGAAGCTCAATTTCGCTAAAGGTTTTGGTGCTACGGATGTCGTCAATGCCGCTGAGGGTGATCCAGTTGAGGCTGTCCGTGAGCTAACAAACGGTCTGGGTGTAGATTACGCCTTTGAGGTCATTGGGAATCCGAAGACGATTGTGCAAGCATACGATATGGTCCGACCCGCTGGGAGTGCTGTTATCGTAGGGATGGCACATCATGAATCCGAGTTTAGTATCCCGGCACAACGTTTCGTCTCAAGTGAAAAACGGTTAATCGGTTCATTCTACGGTTCATGCCAACCGCGGGTGGATATGCCAAAACTGCTCAGTCTTTACGAGGAAGGCACCTTAAAACTGGATGAACTCATCACACGGCAGTATCGCCTTGAGCAGATTAACGAGGCATTTGCAGACATGGAAGCCGGGGAAAACGCACGCGGGGTTATTCTTTTCAATTAG